CCCATGGGGAAAATCCGGGAGACACTTGTGGATCACCGGCGGTGATGACGATCCGTCGTGTGGATATTTTCCTGGCAGACGAAGAAAATATCAAAAAAGAGCTGCTGCAGCGGTTTGAAAAAGAGGAACGCCGGGAGCTGACTGTTCTGCATCGGGCACTGCATACCGGGGTATGGACGGCGGTCTTTGATCAGGACAGAAAGCTGGTAAAGCCCGGTGTGGGCGACAGCCTGCGCCTCATGCTGGATATTCCACAGGCGGATCAGCTGCCCCGTACAAAAGAGGAATGGAAGCGCCGGGTGCGGCCGGAGGAAATAGAAACGATCCGGGAGAAGTTCTGTGCCCTGCTTGCATCCCGGGAGAAGGAGCCGTCTCTGGAACTGGAATGTGAGCTTCGGACAGACTGGGGAGAATATCGGTGGTTCCGGGTATATGGCTGCCGTTTCCCGGAGGAAAATGGCGGATACCGGATCACGGGTGTGCTGACGGACATAAACGAAGAACACCGGATCAGAGCGTCAAAGGCAGACGGGATGCATCGGATGCGCAGCCGGGAGGGCGAGCTGGAAGCCGTCATCGCCAGACTGCGGCAGGAAAGCCTGGAGAAATCTGAGTTCCTGACAAGAATTTCCCATGATATCCGCACGCCGGTCAATGGCATCAAGGGGCTGCTGGCCATGGCGAAAACCCATGCCGATGACCGGGAGATGGTGGTGGATACGCTGACCAAAGCGGAGAACGCGGAGCTTCTGCTGGAAATCCTTGTGGATGACATTTTACATATGAGCCAGTCTGTGAAAAATGATCCGTTTTATCACGGGGAGGTCACAGATCTGCTGGAACTGCTGAAAAGCAGCCGGGAGGTTTTTCTCGGGGAGGCACTCCACAAGGGACTTGTGGTACATCCGGGCCGGGTAGAGGTGAAGCATCCGAAGGTGTATGCCAATGGGCATTACCTGAAACGCATCTGGCTGAACCTGATCAACTGCTGTATCAAATACAATCAGGAGGGCGGTTCCATTGAGCGGTGGATCATCGAGACACCCATCAACAGCTCCCATTCCATGTATACGTTCATCCTGCGGGACAGCGGCGGGGAGATCAACAAGGAATTTATGCAGGAGATCGTTGCTCCGCTGACGAGAAGTGAGATCGGCCGGGAGGATATCATACAGAAAACGGGTCTGAGCATGGTGGTGACCCGGGAGCTGGCAGAGCTCATCGGCGGTACGGTGGATGTGCGCAATGAGCCCGGTGCGGGCACGATATTTACATTTAAGATCCCCATGGAAATCTGCCCGGAAGCAGGATCGGAGCCACAGCCGGATGCGGGAACATCGGATGCGGACGATACATGCGAGGGAGAATTGCAGGGGGAAACGCATTCTCATTGCAGAAGACAACGAGCTGAATCTGGAGATCCTGCAGTATTTTCTCGGAAAGCGGGGCGCACAGCTGCTCACTGTCCGGGACGGCAAGGAAGCGGTGGAGGCGTTCAGACGGTCTGAGGAGGGAAGCATTGATCTCATTCTCATGGACATCATGATGCCGGTGATGGATGGACTGGAGGCAACCCGTCTCATTCGTGACATGGAGCGGGCCGATGCTGCCGCTGTGCCCATTCTGGCCATGACAGCCAATGCGTTTGCGGAGGACGTGAAAAATACAAAAGAGGCAGGAATGAACGAGCATCTGTCCAAACCGCTGAACATGCCCAAGGTCATGCAGTGCATGAACCGGTATCTGAAAAAATAACAGATCAGGAAATATGGATTTTTAAGAAAAGACAGGAGACAGCGAAAACTGTGCCTGTCTTTTTGCTTCACGTTGTTGCAACTTTTGGGTTTGCTTTTTCATCTATAATATAAAGACAAAATAAGAGACAGAGGTGAGTTCCATCGAGCAGGATGTTTACGAAATGCTGGTGACGTACATTGTGGAAAATCAGGACAAGTTTTACCGGCTGGCATTCAGTTACGCGCACAACCAGGAAGATGCGCTGGATATTGTGCAGAATGCGGTGTGCAAAGCGCTGGAAAATTATCAGAATCTGAACAACCAGCGGGCCATCCGCACCTGGATGTACCGCATTGTGGTCAATGAAAGTCTGCAGCTGCTGAAAGCCCGGGAGCGGGAGGTGCTTTCCGGGGAAGATCAGCCGGAGGCTAGCTATCAGGAACCGGGCTTTGAAGCACCGGAAGAGGATCTGATGGCGCAGCTGGATCGGCTGGAATGGACGGAGCAGGAGGTGATCCGCCTGCGATATTTTGAGGAGTTGTCGTTGAAGGAGATTGCGGAGATTCTGACAATGAATCTGAACACCGTAAAAGCGAAATTATATCGGGGATTGAAAAAATTGAAAGTGCAGATGCAGGAGGGGGATTGTATATGAAGAGAATGGAAGATGCGAAAAAGCGATATGACGAAATTCCGATTCCGGCGGAGCTTCATGCCCGGGTGCAGCAGGAGATTGCCAAAGCCGATGCCAGAAGAGCGGCGGAGATGGGGCAGAAGCGGAGTGTGCAGCGACAGGCGACGGTGATAGGAGTGGGACAGAAGTGGAGCACACCGGTGACAGACAGTGTTCGGTCACAGACGGCATCGATAGAAGTGGAACAGCTTGGACGAGCTGGCGATTTCTGTGGAAATTCCTTCTGTGGAAACCATTGCGGCGGACACAGATAGCGTCACCGGGCAGGTCAATGAGGACATTTATACGTTTTGTGAGGCTTATGCCGCCGAGGCACAGCAGCGGGCAGAAGAATACAAGGAGGCATTTCTGGCAACCGGCGGCACCCAGGAGGAATGGGCAGCGCATGACATCCGCATTCAGGTGTCCTATGACATTCTGACGCAGACAGAGGATTATCTGTCGCTGGTGGTGTCCGGCACCGAAAGCTGGACCAGTGCGTACAGCGAACTGCGGTATTACACATTGGATATGCATACCGGTAAATGGATCGCCCTGGAGGATGTGCTGGGGGCGGATTATGCAGCGCTGGCAACTGAGCAGGTGCGGCAGCAGGCGGAGGCACTTGCAGCAGAGACAGGTGTCGCTTATGAGCTGGAACAGTGGCAGGGTGTCACGGCAGATACTTCGTTCTATATGAATGCGGACGGTAATCCGGTGGTCGTTCTGGAAAAATATGAGATCGCGCCGGGCGCGGAAGGACGGTTAGAATTTGAGATTACGCAGTGACAGGCATTGTGAGATTGAAGTCAAAGATCAAGGTCAAAAATTGGAACCTTAAATCAGGAATGTAGATGAGAAAACAGGAGTATTCTACATGATGGTGGCATCGGAACGGATGATTTTGAAAATGGAGATAGAAGAGCTTCGAAGAATGGCAGAAAAGGAGACAGAAAATCGTGAGAAGAAAAGGGACCTATGCAGCAGCACTGGTACTGATGCTGGCGCTGGGCGGCTGCGGGCAGAAGCAGGCGGAAAAGGATACAAAGGTAGAGACAACAGAGGTAGAGACAACAGAGGCAGAAGAGGACAGCACACAGAATGTCGTATCTGACGGGGAGGCAAATTTCTCCGTGGACAGTGAAATGGTGACGGAATTTGCACAGAAGGTGCAGCTGCTGGTGGCTTCTGAGGATCTGGAAGGGCTGGCGGATGTGACTGCTTATCCGGTGTATATCGGGTTTGCAGAGGATGGACAGGTCATCGAGTCCAAGGAAGAACTGATAGCTCTTGGCGCAGACAAGATTTTCACGCCGGAACTGAAAACCATGATTGCTGGTGTGGATGTGAAAAATCTTTCCGCCAGCATGGCAGGATTTGTGATGAGTGATGACAGCGGTAAGCCCAATATCACCTTCAGCATGACAGACGGTGCGTTAAAGATTGTGGGGATCAACTACTAAATCGGACAATGGAGAATCATAAAAGAACTGTCCTGGTATTGGAAACATGCCGGGGCGGTTCTTTTTCTTTATGTCCCGAACGATAGAAACAGCTGGTTTGTGTATCCCATCAATGATTGAAATAGAGAGTAGAAACTGCGATAACCTGGGAAACTGGAAAAGTGTGTTTCACAGAGGTGAAAATATATAGTAATAGAAACTATATATATTAGAACTGAAAACTATTTATATTGACATTACAAGGGAAGAAGATTATACTGAAAATAGTTTGATTGTCAAAATAATAGGAGGAATACACAGTGCAGAGTTTGAAGATTGGTCAATGGGAAGTCCAGGTGCCCATCATCCAGGGCGGTATGGGCGTAGGCGTCAGCCTGAGCGGTCTGGCGGGGGCAGTAGCCCGGGAGGGTGGCATCGGCATCATTTCCACAGCGCAGATCGGATTTGCGGAGGAAGGGTTTGAGAGGGATCAGCCAGCGGCGAATCTGCGGGCCATTCGAAAGCATATTGCCAGGGCAAAGGAGATCGCCGGAGGAAACGGCCTGGTGGGCGTCAATGTGATGACGGCCCTGAAACATTACGCGGATCATGTACGGGAGGCTGCCGCGGCAGGGGCCGATGTGATCATCTGCGGGGCAGGACTGCCCACGGATTTACCGGCGCTGATCCAGAATCCGAGGAAAACAAAGATCGCGCCCATCGTGTCCTCTGCCCGGGCAGCGCAGCTGATTCTGAAGCTGTGGGATCACCATTATCACCGGACGGCGGATTTCCTCGTAGTGGAAGGGCCACTGGCCGGGGGGCATCTGGGATTTTCCAGGGAACAACTGGAGCACCTGGAGGAGTATGATTTTGATGAAGAGCTGCGAAAGATCATGGCCTGTAAGCGGGAATATGAAGAGAAGTATGGAACTGCCATCCCTGTCATTGCCGCGGGCGGTATTTTTGACTATAAAGATGTGACCCATGCCCTGTCCCTGGGGGTGGATGGCGTGCAGATCGCCAGCCGGTTCGTGGCGACAAAGGAGTGCGATGTGTCGGAGGCTTATAAACAGGCGTACATCCGGGCAGAGGAGAAGGATATTGCCATCATTCAAAGCCCGGTTGGCATGCCGGGGCGGGCACTACGCAATGCCTTTATCCGGCGGGTGGAGGAGGCGAAGGCGCCCATCCGCAAATGCTACAACTGCCTGAAAAAATGCAATCCGGCGGAAGTGCCCTACTGCATCACCAAGGCGCTCATTGACGCGGTGAAGGGCGATGTGGAAAATGGACTGGTATTTTGCGGAGCCAATATTGGGCGCATCCGGGAAATGACAACCGTGCATGATCTGATAAAAGAATTAATAGGATAGAAAAAAAGAATTGCAGTCATGACAAAAATCATGACTGCAATTCTTTTTTATATATAAGGTGCTGCCTGATATTCTTTCAGGACTTCTTTTACAAATAATTCCATTTCCGGTGTTGTATTGCTTATATGAGAGTTATAGGAGAGATAGAATGGCAGTTTGCAGTCATTTATATGGATTGGGCATAAGGTTTGGGTAATCCTGGGATGGCTATATTTCAATTGACAATGTAAAACACTGGTAAATCCGATACATTGAGAGGTGAGATCCAAAGCAAGGGGCAGGGAAGATGCCTTTATTTCTTTTTCTGGTTGAAAATGTGCTTTTTTAAGAGCTTCTTCTGCAATATAACTCATAATGGCAATAGGCTTACAATGAATAAGAGAAACATTCCGGAGTTTTTCAAAATCCAGAATCAAAGGATGCTCGAGAGTGGCATTTGCAGTATCGTGTGCAATGAGCGCAGGATGGTTTCTGTGTCCTACCAGGTAGATTTTTTCATAAAACAATAATTCAGAACGGATAGCTGCATCTGATATAGGAGAACACACAAAGGCGGCATCTATCTGATGTGCAGTCAGTCTTTTTACCAGATTACCGGCGAGATCCTGTATGGGATCGATCTGAATGTTGGGATATGCATGAATGACCCTGGGGATTATTCTGGAAAGAATGTATTCACCGGTAACATAGGGAACGCCTATCTTTATTGTGTGACCAGAGATCGAAGAGGCCTGTTTGAGTTCAAGCAGTAATTTGTTTTCGAGATCAAGAATGGTATTCGCATATATGCAAAAGCGTTTACCGGCGGGTGTCAGACAGATGGGAGAGGAGGAACGGTCGAATAAGGTTACTCCAAGTTTTTCCTCCAGGGAGTTGATATATCTGCTGAGGGCAGGCTGAGAAACGTATAATAGTTCAGCGGCTTTGCTGATACTGTTACATTTGGAAATAGTAAGTACATAGTGAAAATCTTTATCATTCATATGCCGTCATTCCTTTCCGGTGTTACTGCGAGTAAAAAAGGACAAAAATATAATGATTGAAGGTTATAAAATAACCAAAAAAATGCAAATTTGAAATGCGATTACTATGAGAATATCCTATAGAAACATCATAGAAATCATATCATACCAAAAATGATATGTCAATTATACCCAAAAAGGCTTTGGACTTAAATATAGGGGGATGATATGATAATGACACAAGATACTTTTTGTGAAATATGAAAGAAAAGGGGTGCATGTAAATGCCAAAAATTCAGTTGGATGTAGTAGTATCTCAGAGAAAAAACCGTACAGATGGATTTATCAATTATGGACAGAAAGCAGATTTATCTTTCTATCAGATACCGGTTATTATCATCGAAGGTGGGAAACCCGGAAAAACACTGCTTGTTGATGGAGCCATGCATGGAGATGAGACAGAAGGGTCAGAAGCGATTATAAAGCTTGCGGCAGAATTGGAGGGTCAGGAGTTCAACGGAACATTCATCGGAGTGCCAGCCTTAAATATGGAAGCTTTTACTGTGATCAGCCGTGCAACAATTGTGGATGGCTTCAACCTGAATCGGGTATTTCCCGGACGTAAAGATCAGTATACCACACACTATCTGGCAGCTATTTATATGGAAAGAGTCGTGCAGTATGCGGATGCAGTCATTAATTTCCATGGAGGCGGAGATGTACTTCATCTGGAACCGCTTTGTGCATTTTTGCCGTTTGACGGTCCGGATGATAAACTTGGAAAAGTATGTTATGAAATGGCAAAGGCGTTTAATGTACAGTATCTATGGTCTCAGCAGAATCTTCCATTCGCAGGAATTACTTCTCTGGAATACAAAAAAGCATTTGGTATCCCGACAATTATTCCGGAAGTGGGATCTCAATGCAGTCGTTTACATAATAGATTCCGTGATATTGAAATATGTTATAACGGAATAAAAAATGTTATGGCATATTTTGAAATGATTCCGCCGACAAATCAGAAACCGGTTGAGAACAAAATGCATATTGAATTGAATTATCTGCATTCTCGTAATGGCGGCTTCATGACGCCGATCAAAAAAGAAGGGGAATTATTTGAGGAAGGCGATTTGCTGTGTGTGATTGATGATCTTTTTGGCAGACGGGTAGAAGAAATATATGCACCATGGAAGGGTGTGGTGATAGGATTCTGGAGCGTTCCGGTTATTCATCCGGGTGACTGGTGTTCCCTGGCAGGACGCCTGATCGATCCTCCGGCTGATTATAACGGATAATGAAAATAAAAAGAATTTTCAGAAAGAGGGATGGTTAATGAAAATGAAAAAAATCTGGGCAATTTTGCTGACAACAGCCATGGTTTTCTCCTTATGTGCATGTGGAAATAATCAGAAGAAAGAGCAGGAAACGGATACCGGTTCCGCATCTTCCAAAGAAGCATCAGAGGATAAGATAAAAATCAGCATTGCGACCCCATGTGCGGATGGAAATCCAATGATGGATCTTGTATATTACTGGCAGGAACAGGTCGATGAAATTCTGCCGGGCAGAGTAGAATGGGAGACTTATCCAAATTCTACCATGGGTTCGGAACGTGAGATCGTTGAAATGGTTATGGATGGAACGCTGAGCGGTGCGCTGGTAGGGCCTTCTAATATTACAGCCTTTGCGCCTATGCAGGCGGTGCGCCTTCAGGACATGCCATTCCTTTTTAAAGATGGGGATGAACTGTATGCTGCCGGGGAAGAGTGGATGAACGAGGCAATTAATAAAGAATGTGAATCGTATGGCCTTACAACAATTTTCTATGAATACATTATGGGACAGGAAATTGAAAATACCAAGCGTCCGATTTATACGCCGGATGATGTAAAAGGATTAAAGATTCGCGTGTATGATTCTCCGGGACCGTACAATTTCCTGGAGGCTTGCGGCGGACTTCCGGTAGCAATGGCATTCAGCGAAGTTTATACAGGAGTACAGCAGGGGGCAATTGACGGCCTGTATACAACAACCAGTAATTTTGTTCCACAGAAATTTACGGAAGTATGTAAATATCATACAAAACTGACAATTACAAACCTTGGAATGACAATGTTATTTAATCTTGATACATTGAACAGTTATCCTCAGGATCTTCAGGACGCAATGAAAGAGGCTGGAAAGAGAACCGAAAAATACTGTCAGGAAGTTGTCAGCCCAGATACAAAGACAAAAACTTATGACGATATTGCAGCTGCCGGAGTAGAAATCAATGAGGTTACAGAGGAACAGTATCAGGTATTTGCTGATCAGGTATCAGATTATTGTTATGAGAAACTGCGTGAGGATGTAGGATCTGAACTGTGGGACAAGTGTATAAACTGGCTGGAGGAATATCGCGCCAGATAACGGTGCCTGCGAAAAGATAAAGAAAGGGGCGTCGCACAGATATTGTTTTGTGCGGCTGCCCTGCTGAATAAAGAACGAGACAAAGGAGGACAACAGCAATGAAAAAGATATATGAGGTTTATAATCGTATAGAAAAGAACCTCCTTGGTTTGATCATGTGCGTTTTGATTATCATGGGATTTACGCAGGTGCTCTGTCGATTTGTATTTAAAATGTCCTTAGCCTGGGCAGAAGAAATGATGACGTTTTGTATGATCTGGCTGGCATATCTGGGATCCAGTGCAGCTGCACATGAGAAAAAACATATTCTGGTAAGTATGTTTGTTGATCTGTTTCCGAAGCCTTTGCGAAAAGTGCTTACTGTACTTTCACAGATGCTTTGGCTGATATGCAGTGCAATAATGCTGTATCTTGGAGGTTATGTGACGGTTAACTATATAAATCGAAACGCAGCTACTTTAGGCGGAAAGTATCCATTTTGGATCGCATCTGTTATTATTCCGATCAGTATGTTCCTGATTGGAATCCGGATTATTCTTTTGATCATACAGACCTTTAGGGGAGAAAGTGACACTCGTTCACAGGAAGAGATTGTTCGGGAGGAAATAGACATATGAATACAGTGCTGATACTTGGATTATTTTTTCTGCTGGTAATATTGAAAGTTCCGATTGCATTTTCTTTGCTGTTGTCTTCAATAATCAGTTGTTACATATTGAATCTTGCGCCTCTCACGGCTATTGCATCAGCGGCAATGAATTCTCTGTTTTCTTATCCTCTTCTGGCAATTCCATTCTATATTTTTGCCGGATCGGTTATGACAAAAGGAGGTATCTCCAAGAAACTGTGTAATTGGATAGGAACAGTTTTTTCCAGGTT
Above is a window of Oscillospiraceae bacterium NTUH-002-81 DNA encoding:
- a CDS encoding M14 family metallopeptidase, translated to MPKIQLDVVVSQRKNRTDGFINYGQKADLSFYQIPVIIIEGGKPGKTLLVDGAMHGDETEGSEAIIKLAAELEGQEFNGTFIGVPALNMEAFTVISRATIVDGFNLNRVFPGRKDQYTTHYLAAIYMERVVQYADAVINFHGGGDVLHLEPLCAFLPFDGPDDKLGKVCYEMAKAFNVQYLWSQQNLPFAGITSLEYKKAFGIPTIIPEVGSQCSRLHNRFRDIEICYNGIKNVMAYFEMIPPTNQKPVENKMHIELNYLHSRNGGFMTPIKKEGELFEEGDLLCVIDDLFGRRVEEIYAPWKGVVIGFWSVPVIHPGDWCSLAGRLIDPPADYNG
- a CDS encoding LysR family transcriptional regulator; amino-acid sequence: MNDKDFHYVLTISKCNSISKAAELLYVSQPALSRYINSLEEKLGVTLFDRSSSPICLTPAGKRFCIYANTILDLENKLLLELKQASSISGHTIKIGVPYVTGEYILSRIIPRVIHAYPNIQIDPIQDLAGNLVKRLTAHQIDAAFVCSPISDAAIRSELLFYEKIYLVGHRNHPALIAHDTANATLEHPLILDFEKLRNVSLIHCKPIAIMSYIAEEALKKAHFQPEKEIKASSLPLALDLTSQCIGFTSVLHCQLKYSHPRITQTLCPIHINDCKLPFYLSYNSHISNTTPEMELFVKEVLKEYQAAPYI
- a CDS encoding TRAP transporter substrate-binding protein, giving the protein MKMKKIWAILLTTAMVFSLCACGNNQKKEQETDTGSASSKEASEDKIKISIATPCADGNPMMDLVYYWQEQVDEILPGRVEWETYPNSTMGSEREIVEMVMDGTLSGALVGPSNITAFAPMQAVRLQDMPFLFKDGDELYAAGEEWMNEAINKECESYGLTTIFYEYIMGQEIENTKRPIYTPDDVKGLKIRVYDSPGPYNFLEACGGLPVAMAFSEVYTGVQQGAIDGLYTTTSNFVPQKFTEVCKYHTKLTITNLGMTMLFNLDTLNSYPQDLQDAMKEAGKRTEKYCQEVVSPDTKTKTYDDIAAAGVEINEVTEEQYQVFADQVSDYCYEKLREDVGSELWDKCINWLEEYRAR
- a CDS encoding sigma-70 family RNA polymerase sigma factor → MEQDVYEMLVTYIVENQDKFYRLAFSYAHNQEDALDIVQNAVCKALENYQNLNNQRAIRTWMYRIVVNESLQLLKAREREVLSGEDQPEASYQEPGFEAPEEDLMAQLDRLEWTEQEVIRLRYFEELSLKEIAEILTMNLNTVKAKLYRGLKKLKVQMQEGDCI
- a CDS encoding nitronate monooxygenase family protein produces the protein MGVGVSLSGLAGAVAREGGIGIISTAQIGFAEEGFERDQPAANLRAIRKHIARAKEIAGGNGLVGVNVMTALKHYADHVREAAAAGADVIICGAGLPTDLPALIQNPRKTKIAPIVSSARAAQLILKLWDHHYHRTADFLVVEGPLAGGHLGFSREQLEHLEEYDFDEELRKIMACKREYEEKYGTAIPVIAAGGIFDYKDVTHALSLGVDGVQIASRFVATKECDVSEAYKQAYIRAEEKDIAIIQSPVGMPGRALRNAFIRRVEEAKAPIRKCYNCLKKCNPAEVPYCITKALIDAVKGDVENGLVFCGANIGRIREMTTVHDLIKELIG
- a CDS encoding TRAP transporter small permease; the encoded protein is MKKIYEVYNRIEKNLLGLIMCVLIIMGFTQVLCRFVFKMSLAWAEEMMTFCMIWLAYLGSSAAAHEKKHILVSMFVDLFPKPLRKVLTVLSQMLWLICSAIMLYLGGYVTVNYINRNAATLGGKYPFWIASVIIPISMFLIGIRIILLIIQTFRGESDTRSQEEIVREEIDI
- a CDS encoding PAS domain-containing sensor histidine kinase, which gives rise to MNPKGKEAQRQEQHVLETLCREYEILCQIDLSADTYVCDYRKPQENADGTADFPGQGKFSEALAVYVQRRVWPEDKKIFDALISKKILTRQLRTDGTVRVRYRGSDGNSRKMYEMQVIAGTHGENPGDTCGSPAVMTIRRVDIFLADEENIKKELLQRFEKEERRELTVLHRALHTGVWTAVFDQDRKLVKPGVGDSLRLMLDIPQADQLPRTKEEWKRRVRPEEIETIREKFCALLASREKEPSLELECELRTDWGEYRWFRVYGCRFPEENGGYRITGVLTDINEEHRIRASKADGMHRMRSREGELEAVIARLRQESLEKSEFLTRISHDIRTPVNGIKGLLAMAKTHADDREMVVDTLTKAENAELLLEILVDDILHMSQSVKNDPFYHGEVTDLLELLKSSREVFLGEALHKGLVVHPGRVEVKHPKVYANGHYLKRIWLNLINCCIKYNQEGGSIERWIIETPINSSHSMYTFILRDSGGEINKEFMQEIVAPLTRSEIGREDIIQKTGLSMVVTRELAELIGGTVDVRNEPGAGTIFTFKIPMEICPEAGSEPQPDAGTSDADDTCEGELQGETHSHCRRQRAESGDPAVFSRKAGRTAAHCPGRQGSGGGVQTV
- a CDS encoding response regulator; the encoded protein is MQYFLGKRGAQLLTVRDGKEAVEAFRRSEEGSIDLILMDIMMPVMDGLEATRLIRDMERADAAAVPILAMTANAFAEDVKNTKEAGMNEHLSKPLNMPKVMQCMNRYLKK
- a CDS encoding DUF3298 domain-containing protein; translation: MDELAISVEIPSVETIAADTDSVTGQVNEDIYTFCEAYAAEAQQRAEEYKEAFLATGGTQEEWAAHDIRIQVSYDILTQTEDYLSLVVSGTESWTSAYSELRYYTLDMHTGKWIALEDVLGADYAALATEQVRQQAEALAAETGVAYELEQWQGVTADTSFYMNADGNPVVVLEKYEIAPGAEGRLEFEITQ